The proteins below are encoded in one region of Streptomyces sp. NBC_00490:
- a CDS encoding putative leader peptide, whose product MLRSALLTTRGHIDLLRVASAACRRGC is encoded by the coding sequence ATGTTGCGTTCAGCTCTGCTCACCACGCGCGGTCACATCGACCTGCTGCGGGTGGCCTCCGCCGCGTGTCGCCGCGGCTGCTGA
- a CDS encoding LacI family DNA-binding transcriptional regulator has protein sequence MKRGTGRSGSSAAPNGVDVARLAGVSQKTVSRVFNEEPYVSAEVRRRVLEAAEQLGYRRNNAARALASGRTRSIGVITLGTALYGPASLLMGVERVVRDTGYALRVVNTMEGDPAGLAGAVDSLLDQGVDGIVISEPIDEPGDGEAGPLRVDVPVLVIGAPPPPLSSPAVLTAGGGADLMARAATEHLLGLGHVTVHHLAGPQRWFAARDRLEGWRTTLVSHGRDVPPVVEGDWSAASGYAAGRAFAQDPEVTAVFAANDDMAIGLVRALTEAGRHVPGDVSVVGFDDVPVAAYVTPPLTTVRQPFDAVAQEGLKRLVHAIENPDADPLPASAPPVDLVVRASTAPPPPAVTGRSGKSGR, from the coding sequence ATGAAGCGAGGCACAGGACGGAGCGGCAGCTCCGCGGCGCCGAACGGTGTGGATGTGGCGCGTCTGGCCGGGGTCTCCCAGAAGACGGTGTCGCGAGTCTTCAACGAAGAGCCCTACGTCTCCGCCGAGGTACGCAGACGCGTCCTCGAAGCCGCGGAACAGCTCGGCTACCGGCGCAACAACGCCGCCCGGGCACTGGCGTCGGGACGGACCCGTTCGATCGGCGTGATCACGCTGGGCACCGCCCTGTACGGGCCCGCTTCCCTCCTCATGGGCGTCGAACGGGTCGTCCGGGACACGGGGTACGCGCTGCGCGTGGTCAACACGATGGAGGGCGACCCGGCCGGGCTCGCCGGTGCCGTGGACTCGCTCCTCGACCAGGGCGTGGACGGCATCGTCATCTCCGAGCCGATCGACGAGCCGGGCGACGGCGAAGCCGGACCCCTCCGCGTCGACGTCCCGGTCCTGGTGATCGGCGCTCCGCCGCCGCCTCTCAGCTCCCCGGCGGTGCTGACCGCGGGCGGGGGCGCCGATCTGATGGCCCGTGCCGCCACCGAACACCTGCTGGGGCTGGGTCATGTGACGGTCCATCATCTGGCGGGCCCGCAGCGGTGGTTCGCCGCCCGGGACCGGCTGGAGGGATGGCGGACCACTCTGGTCTCGCACGGGAGGGACGTGCCCCCCGTCGTCGAGGGCGACTGGTCGGCCGCGTCCGGGTACGCGGCGGGCCGCGCGTTCGCCCAGGACCCCGAGGTCACCGCCGTGTTCGCCGCCAACGACGACATGGCGATCGGGCTGGTCCGCGCCCTGACGGAGGCCGGGCGGCACGTGCCCGGCGACGTCAGCGTGGTGGGCTTCGACGACGTTCCGGTCGCCGCCTACGTCACTCCGCCCCTGACCACGGTGCGGCAGCCCTTCGACGCCGTGGCACAGGAGGGGCTCAAGCGTCTGGTGCACGCCATCGAGAACCCGGACGCCGACCCCCTGCCGGCGAGCGCCCCGCCGGTCGACCTCGTCGTCCGCGCCTCGACGGCTCCCCCGCCCCCGGCCGTCACCGGGAGGTCCGGGAAGTCCGGGAGGTGA
- a CDS encoding S1 family peptidase — protein MRARRTTTRRPRLIASVLSLLVVTALAVSDAGAATEPTAGAAPSATSVSDVASAVGSLGIAGTSWAVDERTGTLRVLADSTVTEAGLAQLRRTTGRFPGAVRLERLDGPLRTLLSGGDGIYTSAWRCSAGVNVQSGSTYYFVTAGHCTDGATTWYTSSAQTTPIGSTTATSFPGNDFGVVRYSNPAVPHPGTIGSVDITGTATAYVGQSVCRRGATTGVRCGRVTALNATVNYGSGDIVYGLIQTNICAEPGDSGGPLYAGDKVLGILSGGSGNCTSGGTTFYQPIQEALSAYGLSVY, from the coding sequence ATCAGAGCACGCCGTACCACCACCAGACGTCCACGGCTGATCGCCTCGGTGCTGAGCCTGCTCGTCGTGACCGCGCTCGCGGTGTCCGACGCCGGCGCGGCCACGGAGCCCACGGCCGGCGCCGCGCCCTCGGCCACCTCGGTCTCCGACGTGGCCTCGGCCGTCGGTTCCCTGGGAATCGCGGGGACGAGCTGGGCCGTCGACGAGCGGACCGGGACGTTACGGGTGCTCGCCGACTCCACGGTCACGGAGGCCGGCCTGGCCCAACTGCGGCGCACCACCGGGCGTTTCCCGGGCGCCGTGCGCCTGGAACGGCTCGACGGCCCGCTCCGCACCCTCCTCTCGGGCGGCGACGGCATCTACACATCAGCCTGGCGCTGTTCGGCCGGGGTCAACGTGCAGAGCGGATCCACCTACTACTTCGTCACCGCGGGCCACTGCACCGACGGCGCGACCACCTGGTACACGAGCTCCGCCCAGACCACGCCGATCGGTTCCACCACCGCCACCAGCTTCCCCGGCAACGACTTCGGTGTCGTCCGGTACTCCAACCCGGCCGTACCGCACCCCGGCACCATCGGTTCCGTCGACATCACGGGGACCGCGACCGCCTATGTCGGCCAGTCCGTCTGCCGCCGGGGAGCGACCACCGGCGTCCGCTGCGGCAGGGTCACCGCGCTCAACGCGACCGTCAACTACGGGAGCGGAGACATCGTCTACGGCCTGATCCAGACCAACATCTGCGCCGAACCCGGCGACAGCGGCGGCCCGCTCTACGCCGGCGACAAGGTCCTCGGCATCCTCTCCGGCGGCTCCGGCAACTGCACCTCGGGCGGGACCACGTTCTACCAGCCCATCCAGGAAGCGCTGAGCGCGTACGGGTTGTCGGTGTACTGA
- a CDS encoding alpha/beta fold hydrolase — protein sequence MTELSIPTPAGTFDATVAGPPDGRPVLLLHGFPQTRAAWRHQIAALAAHGHRVVAPDQRGYSPGVRPERPEDYRVDILVDDVVAITERLGWTTFDLVGHDWGGAVAWWTADTHPARVRTLTVVSTPHPGALAHALRTDDDQRARSRYMIDWRETPATENEMLAHDAEKLRAFYAGKVPQSSAEAYVRHLSRPGALTAALNWYRAGRPERAIDVIDVPTLYVWSTADLAFGPVAARETARWVKEPYRFETLRDVSHWIPEEAAESLNRLLLEHLRTTD from the coding sequence GTGACCGAGCTGAGCATCCCCACCCCCGCGGGCACCTTCGACGCCACCGTGGCGGGCCCGCCGGACGGCCGTCCGGTACTGCTCCTGCACGGCTTCCCGCAGACGAGGGCGGCGTGGCGGCACCAGATCGCGGCACTGGCCGCGCACGGCCACCGCGTGGTCGCACCCGACCAGCGCGGCTACTCCCCCGGGGTCCGCCCCGAGCGGCCCGAGGACTATCGCGTCGACATCCTGGTCGACGACGTCGTCGCGATCACGGAGCGGCTGGGCTGGACGACGTTCGACCTGGTCGGCCACGACTGGGGAGGCGCGGTGGCCTGGTGGACCGCCGACACCCATCCCGCCCGCGTACGCACGCTGACGGTCGTCTCGACCCCGCATCCCGGCGCCCTCGCCCACGCCCTGCGCACCGACGACGACCAGCGCGCACGGTCGCGCTACATGATCGACTGGCGTGAGACTCCCGCCACCGAGAACGAGATGCTGGCCCATGACGCCGAGAAGCTGCGTGCCTTCTACGCCGGGAAGGTCCCCCAGTCCAGTGCCGAGGCCTACGTACGGCATCTGTCCCGGCCCGGCGCCCTCACGGCGGCGCTGAACTGGTACCGGGCCGGCCGCCCCGAACGCGCCATCGACGTCATCGACGTACCCACGCTGTACGTCTGGAGCACGGCGGACCTCGCGTTCGGACCGGTGGCCGCGCGGGAGACCGCGCGGTGGGTCAAGGAGCCGTACCGGTTCGAGACCCTGCGAGACGTCAGTCACTGGATCCCCGAGGAGGCAGCCGAGTCGCTGAACCGTCTGCTGCTCGAACACCTCCGGACGACCGACTGA
- a CDS encoding restriction endonuclease, translating into MIGGGVLLALLVAYWSAVWPYVTAALLLGGIGALGWWLWRTDRLVRARDRRWRQDEEVKAGRRSLAEVDAMTGTEFEELVAGLCRRDGCTEVRRVGGSHDNGADVLGRLPDGRTMVVQCKRYAPSSTIASRELRDLLGARVHFRAEVAVFVTTTRFSRPSEKFAVEHGILAVHRDHLGLWNNGASLLSLSGVNGHGQGDSRHRARWKQAYGK; encoded by the coding sequence GTGATCGGCGGCGGTGTGCTGCTGGCCCTCCTGGTGGCGTACTGGTCGGCCGTGTGGCCGTATGTCACGGCGGCTCTGCTGCTCGGGGGCATCGGGGCGCTCGGCTGGTGGCTGTGGCGCACGGACCGGCTGGTGCGCGCACGGGACCGTCGTTGGCGACAGGACGAGGAGGTGAAGGCCGGCCGCCGGAGCCTCGCCGAGGTGGATGCCATGACGGGCACGGAGTTCGAGGAACTGGTGGCGGGCCTGTGCCGCCGTGACGGGTGCACGGAGGTCCGGCGGGTGGGTGGTTCGCACGACAACGGTGCTGACGTCCTCGGGCGTCTCCCGGACGGCCGGACCATGGTGGTCCAATGCAAGCGGTACGCCCCGAGCAGCACCATCGCGAGCCGGGAGTTGCGCGATCTGCTGGGAGCCAGAGTGCACTTCCGGGCAGAGGTGGCCGTGTTCGTGACGACTACGCGCTTCAGTCGTCCCTCGGAGAAGTTCGCGGTGGAGCACGGCATCCTCGCCGTGCACCGGGATCACCTCGGATTGTGGAACAACGGCGCTTCCCTCTTGTCGTTGAGCGGCGTGAACGGCCATGGACAGGGGGATTCCCGCCACCGGGCGCGCTGGAAGCAGGCGTACGGCAAGTGA
- a CDS encoding secondary thiamine-phosphate synthase enzyme YjbQ has translation MSDAFTTQVLNITSGSTERVVDLTADCEAFLREAATGRDGLLNIFVPHATAGIAIIETGAGSDNDLLAALHTLLPSDDRWQHRHGSPGHGRDHVLPAFVPPHATLPVVDGRLELGTWQSVCLVDTNRDNPDRKVRLSFLG, from the coding sequence ATGTCAGATGCGTTCACCACCCAGGTCCTGAACATCACCTCCGGCTCGACGGAGCGGGTCGTCGACCTGACCGCCGACTGCGAGGCGTTCCTGCGGGAGGCGGCCACCGGCCGCGACGGCCTCCTCAACATCTTCGTCCCGCATGCCACCGCGGGCATCGCGATCATCGAGACGGGCGCCGGCAGCGACAACGACCTCCTCGCCGCCCTGCACACCCTCCTCCCCTCCGACGACCGCTGGCAGCACCGCCACGGCAGCCCCGGCCACGGCCGCGACCACGTCCTCCCCGCGTTCGTACCACCGCACGCGACACTGCCGGTGGTGGACGGACGGCTGGAACTGGGGACGTGGCAGTCGGTGTGCCTGGTGGATACGAATCGCGACAACCCGGACAGGAAGGTCCGTCTGTCATTCCTTGGGTGA
- a CDS encoding GDSL-type esterase/lipase family protein translates to MQSVLGLALECVVGALAKTTGPSGVTLHRSPEAGRAQLADEAFAFNSAVPSGVRFDLLTDATDIELDVRLTVVLPPGMPAGGAVFDLVVDGELREPVVATRQSLLFLDPVSGDQESRPAEPATVRFPLGPDARERHVEIWLPVASRLELLDVRVPDGASVRAAPASGPLWVHHGSSISQCAEADRPTGTWPAIVAHSAGLSLLNLALGGQCHLDPFMARAIRDLPADTISLELGINVLNADSMRERTFVPAFHGFLDTIRDAHPDTPILIITPIVCPAAENRPGPTLVGPDLRVHTVDRPVELSLGALTLTRIRELLAHHVEQRRKDGDDRLRLIDGTALFGPEDIADLPDGLHPNAAGYARMAERFLPLSFGEPLPAVRRRPGGGSAPAPAAEPARPASA, encoded by the coding sequence GTGCAATCCGTCCTCGGTCTCGCGCTCGAGTGTGTCGTCGGCGCCCTCGCGAAGACCACCGGCCCGTCCGGAGTGACCCTGCACCGGTCACCGGAGGCGGGGCGCGCCCAGCTGGCCGACGAGGCCTTCGCATTCAACAGTGCCGTGCCCTCGGGTGTCCGGTTCGACCTGCTCACCGACGCCACCGACATCGAGCTGGATGTCCGGCTGACCGTGGTCCTGCCGCCGGGCATGCCCGCCGGCGGCGCTGTCTTCGACCTGGTGGTCGACGGCGAACTGCGCGAACCGGTCGTGGCCACACGACAGTCCCTGCTCTTCCTCGACCCCGTCTCCGGGGACCAGGAGAGCCGGCCGGCCGAACCCGCCACCGTCCGCTTCCCTCTCGGCCCCGATGCCCGTGAGCGCCATGTCGAGATCTGGCTCCCTGTCGCCTCGAGGCTCGAACTGCTCGACGTACGCGTGCCGGACGGGGCGTCGGTGCGGGCGGCTCCCGCGAGCGGCCCGCTGTGGGTGCATCACGGCAGCTCGATCAGCCAGTGCGCGGAGGCGGACCGGCCGACCGGGACCTGGCCGGCGATCGTCGCCCACTCCGCGGGGCTGTCCCTGCTCAACCTCGCCCTGGGCGGGCAGTGCCATCTCGACCCCTTCATGGCCCGCGCCATCCGGGACCTGCCCGCGGACACGATCAGTCTGGAACTCGGCATCAACGTCCTGAACGCCGACAGCATGCGGGAGCGCACCTTCGTCCCGGCCTTCCACGGTTTCCTCGACACGATCCGTGACGCGCACCCGGACACCCCGATCCTGATCATCACCCCCATCGTCTGCCCGGCCGCCGAAAACCGGCCCGGCCCCACCCTCGTGGGCCCCGACCTGCGCGTGCACACCGTCGACCGCCCCGTCGAACTCTCCCTGGGGGCGCTCACCCTCACCCGCATCCGCGAGCTGCTCGCCCACCACGTCGAACAGCGCCGCAAGGACGGCGACGACCGACTCCGGCTCATCGACGGAACGGCGTTGTTCGGGCCCGAGGACATCGCCGACCTCCCGGACGGTCTGCATCCGAACGCGGCCGGCTACGCCCGCATGGCCGAGCGCTTCCTGCCCCTGTCGTTCGGCGAGCCCCTTCCCGCCGTTCGGCGGCGTCCCGGTGGTGGCAGCGCCCCCGCCCCGGCAGCGGAGCCCGCCCGACCGGCCTCGGCGTGA